The following coding sequences lie in one Anguilla rostrata isolate EN2019 chromosome 8, ASM1855537v3, whole genome shotgun sequence genomic window:
- the zbtb22a gene encoding zinc finger and BTB domain-containing protein 43 isoform X1 — protein sequence MDHFLGDQANFSHPTPTTALCGNGLYHLSQIAKASMDQECSNASGAPGGSVVQVCFPGVRAAVLDSLNRQREEGRLCDLSIQVQGQVFRAHRCVLAASSPYFHDQVLLKNVTTVSLPAVMDPLAFESVLGSAYTGQLSIVRDDIVNYVTVASFLQMWHIVDKCTEILKRPRAAGGGGGGGGNPQNAPSRQQSPSSTDCLYLERERSDKLRGAELKERGGAERERGQDQGHSLPPLASWRRPQQLSRWGRPRPQPQAALPPPPSGVPQPSADSQLDSNAGGESDYSSCEEVWLPGSSKASPHGHDSGGHAHSRAGLDHGVGGGHFSGGHPAEASRLRGRTRPRGAPNFPLEDFQKLLGRGREKGSGDVEEGEGLAGRVEEPKRKRERGTEADEGMGEAVEEGGMDGTERTGHSGEYPTSVYHGDEVEVMEARDGTEGAQKVGRRVESRPPHSLEVEAAVPGPSCPGPPLSARMQWQASPWIQSAGRALDGGGEEEDDDEEEEEADFGRFADEGGPAFGGQTYDEIEDGTGQVSQRPLVPASPTDDADYLLGPPELSWPPPNIAPQGPGGAMAPGRHQSPSSAQFPPSSSPPIPSSSSSSSLSLAGAPYTGKVHFCHCGKAYTLKSMRDRHVKMQHLNLRPFACPVCAKTFKMKHHLTKHLKTHGGLRPYECGLCGKKVIWRDSFLRHQARCERLAAAGMAPGYDGAAAVAGGSGNGNGPGANGNDLDDGYGYGFEEGEGFLAEAGQVKVEEADFQGEAESVAMGGLLEGVSVGGGLSLGPESRTVGGRGLKEEEGERYS from the exons GCTAGCATGGATCAGGAGTGCAGCAATGCCTCTGGCGCCCCCGGTGGCTCGGTGGTGCAGGTGTGCTTCCCGGGCGTGCGAGCGGCAGTCCTGGACAGCCTGAAccggcagagggaggagggccGGTTGTGTGACCTCTCCATCCAGGTGCAGGGCCAGGTGTTCAGGGCTCACCGCTGCGTTCTGGCCGCCTCCTCGCCCTACTTCCACGACCag gTGCTGCTGAAAAACGTCACCACGGTCTCCCTCCCGGCGGTGATGGACCCGCTGGCGTTCGAGAGCGTCCTGGGCTCCGCCTACACGGGCCAGCTCAGCATCGTGCGCGACGACATCGTCAACTACGTGACGGTGGCCAGCTTCCTGCAGATGTGGCACATCGTGGACAAGTGCACCGAGATCCTGAAGAGGCCCAGGGCtgcggggggcggcggcgggggtgggggcaacCCCCAAAACGCCCCCTCTAGACAGCAGTCCCCCAGCAGCACGGACTGCCTGTACTTGGAGCGGGAGCGGAGCGACAAgctgaggggggcggagcttaaggagaggggcggggctgagagggaaagggggcaGGACCAGGGCCACTCACTGCCGCCCTTGGCTTCGTGGAGGCGGCCCCAGCAGCTCTCCAGGTGGGGgagaccccgcccccaaccccaggcagccctgccccctcccccgtcgGGGGTCCCCCAGCCCTCTGCCGACTCCCAGCTGGACTCCAATGCGGGTGGGGAGAGCGACTACTCCAGCTGCGAGGAGGTGTGGCTACCGGGCAGCAGTAAGGCCAGCCCCCACGGGCACGACTccggaggccacgcccacagcagggcggggctggacCACGGTGTGGGCGGGGGCCACTTCTCCGGCGGCCACCCAGCCGAAGCCAGCAGGCTGAGGGGCAGGACGAGGCCCAGGGGCGCCCCAAACTTCCCCCTGGAGGACTTCCAGAAActtctggggagggggagggagaaggggagcgGCGatgtggaagagggggaggggcttgcaGGAAGGGTGGAGGAGccgaagaggaagagagagagggggacggaAGCTGATGAAGGGATGGGAGAAGCGGtggaggaaggagggatggaTGGGACGGAGAGGACGGGACACTCCG GAGAGTACCCAACGAGTGTGTACCACGGGGATGAGGTGGAGGTGATGGAAGCCCGGGACGGTACCGAGGGGGCGCAGAAGGTGGGGAGGAGAGTCGAAAGCAGGCCCCCCCACAGCTTGGAGGTGGAGGCCGCGGTGCCCGGGCCGTCCTGCCCAGGCCCGCCCCTCTCGGCCCGGATGCAGTGGCAGGCGAGCCCCTGGATTCAGTCCGCCGGCCGGGCCCTGGACGGCGGcggcgaggaggaggatgacgacgaggaagaggaggaggccgaCTTCGGCCGGTTTGCGGACGAGGGCGGGCCGGCCTTTGGCGGCCAGACCTACGACGAGATCGAGGACGGCACGGGCCAGGTGTCCCAGAGGCCCCTGGTGCCCGCCTCGCCCACGGACGACGCCGACTACCTCCTGGGCCCTCCGGAACTCAGCTGGCCGCCGCCCAACATCGCCCCCCAGGGGCCCGGAGGCGCAATGGCGCCCGGCCGCCACCAGTCCCCGTCCTCCGCCCAgttccccccttcctcctctcccccgatcccctcctcctcctcttcctcctccctctcgctcgcCGGCGCCCCCTACACGGGCAAGGTGCACTTCTGCCACTGCGGCAAGGCCTACACGCTGAAGAGCATGCGGGACCGGCACGTCAAGATGCAGCACCTCAACCTGCGCCCCTTCGCCTGCCCCGTCTGCGCCAAGACCTTCAAGATGAAGCACCACCTGACCAAGCACCTGAAGACGCACGGCGGCCTGCGGCCCTACGAGTGCGGCCTGTGCGGCAAGAAGGTCATCTGGAGGGACAGCTTCCTGCGGCACCAGGCCCGCTGCGAGAGGCTGGCCGCCGCCGGCATGGCGCCCGGCTACGACGGCGCCGCCGCGGTCGCCGGGGGCAGCGGCAACGGCAACGGCCCCGGCGCCAACGGCAACGACCTCGACGACGGCTACGGCTACGGCTTCGAGGAGGGCGAGGGCTTCCTGGCGGAGGCGGGGCaggtgaaggtggaggaggcggaCTTTCAGGGGGAGGCGGAGTCCGTCGCCATGGGGGGCCTGCTGGAGGGCGTGTCGGTGGGGGGCGGCCTCAGTTTGGGGCCCGAGTCCAGGACCGTGGGGGGCCGGGGgttgaaagaagaagaaggggagaGGTACAGTTGA
- the zbtb22a gene encoding zinc finger and BTB domain-containing protein 43 isoform X2, which translates to MLENREGYASMDQECSNASGAPGGSVVQVCFPGVRAAVLDSLNRQREEGRLCDLSIQVQGQVFRAHRCVLAASSPYFHDQVLLKNVTTVSLPAVMDPLAFESVLGSAYTGQLSIVRDDIVNYVTVASFLQMWHIVDKCTEILKRPRAAGGGGGGGGNPQNAPSRQQSPSSTDCLYLERERSDKLRGAELKERGGAERERGQDQGHSLPPLASWRRPQQLSRWGRPRPQPQAALPPPPSGVPQPSADSQLDSNAGGESDYSSCEEVWLPGSSKASPHGHDSGGHAHSRAGLDHGVGGGHFSGGHPAEASRLRGRTRPRGAPNFPLEDFQKLLGRGREKGSGDVEEGEGLAGRVEEPKRKRERGTEADEGMGEAVEEGGMDGTERTGHSGEYPTSVYHGDEVEVMEARDGTEGAQKVGRRVESRPPHSLEVEAAVPGPSCPGPPLSARMQWQASPWIQSAGRALDGGGEEEDDDEEEEEADFGRFADEGGPAFGGQTYDEIEDGTGQVSQRPLVPASPTDDADYLLGPPELSWPPPNIAPQGPGGAMAPGRHQSPSSAQFPPSSSPPIPSSSSSSSLSLAGAPYTGKVHFCHCGKAYTLKSMRDRHVKMQHLNLRPFACPVCAKTFKMKHHLTKHLKTHGGLRPYECGLCGKKVIWRDSFLRHQARCERLAAAGMAPGYDGAAAVAGGSGNGNGPGANGNDLDDGYGYGFEEGEGFLAEAGQVKVEEADFQGEAESVAMGGLLEGVSVGGGLSLGPESRTVGGRGLKEEEGERYS; encoded by the exons GCTAGCATGGATCAGGAGTGCAGCAATGCCTCTGGCGCCCCCGGTGGCTCGGTGGTGCAGGTGTGCTTCCCGGGCGTGCGAGCGGCAGTCCTGGACAGCCTGAAccggcagagggaggagggccGGTTGTGTGACCTCTCCATCCAGGTGCAGGGCCAGGTGTTCAGGGCTCACCGCTGCGTTCTGGCCGCCTCCTCGCCCTACTTCCACGACCag gTGCTGCTGAAAAACGTCACCACGGTCTCCCTCCCGGCGGTGATGGACCCGCTGGCGTTCGAGAGCGTCCTGGGCTCCGCCTACACGGGCCAGCTCAGCATCGTGCGCGACGACATCGTCAACTACGTGACGGTGGCCAGCTTCCTGCAGATGTGGCACATCGTGGACAAGTGCACCGAGATCCTGAAGAGGCCCAGGGCtgcggggggcggcggcgggggtgggggcaacCCCCAAAACGCCCCCTCTAGACAGCAGTCCCCCAGCAGCACGGACTGCCTGTACTTGGAGCGGGAGCGGAGCGACAAgctgaggggggcggagcttaaggagaggggcggggctgagagggaaagggggcaGGACCAGGGCCACTCACTGCCGCCCTTGGCTTCGTGGAGGCGGCCCCAGCAGCTCTCCAGGTGGGGgagaccccgcccccaaccccaggcagccctgccccctcccccgtcgGGGGTCCCCCAGCCCTCTGCCGACTCCCAGCTGGACTCCAATGCGGGTGGGGAGAGCGACTACTCCAGCTGCGAGGAGGTGTGGCTACCGGGCAGCAGTAAGGCCAGCCCCCACGGGCACGACTccggaggccacgcccacagcagggcggggctggacCACGGTGTGGGCGGGGGCCACTTCTCCGGCGGCCACCCAGCCGAAGCCAGCAGGCTGAGGGGCAGGACGAGGCCCAGGGGCGCCCCAAACTTCCCCCTGGAGGACTTCCAGAAActtctggggagggggagggagaaggggagcgGCGatgtggaagagggggaggggcttgcaGGAAGGGTGGAGGAGccgaagaggaagagagagagggggacggaAGCTGATGAAGGGATGGGAGAAGCGGtggaggaaggagggatggaTGGGACGGAGAGGACGGGACACTCCG GAGAGTACCCAACGAGTGTGTACCACGGGGATGAGGTGGAGGTGATGGAAGCCCGGGACGGTACCGAGGGGGCGCAGAAGGTGGGGAGGAGAGTCGAAAGCAGGCCCCCCCACAGCTTGGAGGTGGAGGCCGCGGTGCCCGGGCCGTCCTGCCCAGGCCCGCCCCTCTCGGCCCGGATGCAGTGGCAGGCGAGCCCCTGGATTCAGTCCGCCGGCCGGGCCCTGGACGGCGGcggcgaggaggaggatgacgacgaggaagaggaggaggccgaCTTCGGCCGGTTTGCGGACGAGGGCGGGCCGGCCTTTGGCGGCCAGACCTACGACGAGATCGAGGACGGCACGGGCCAGGTGTCCCAGAGGCCCCTGGTGCCCGCCTCGCCCACGGACGACGCCGACTACCTCCTGGGCCCTCCGGAACTCAGCTGGCCGCCGCCCAACATCGCCCCCCAGGGGCCCGGAGGCGCAATGGCGCCCGGCCGCCACCAGTCCCCGTCCTCCGCCCAgttccccccttcctcctctcccccgatcccctcctcctcctcttcctcctccctctcgctcgcCGGCGCCCCCTACACGGGCAAGGTGCACTTCTGCCACTGCGGCAAGGCCTACACGCTGAAGAGCATGCGGGACCGGCACGTCAAGATGCAGCACCTCAACCTGCGCCCCTTCGCCTGCCCCGTCTGCGCCAAGACCTTCAAGATGAAGCACCACCTGACCAAGCACCTGAAGACGCACGGCGGCCTGCGGCCCTACGAGTGCGGCCTGTGCGGCAAGAAGGTCATCTGGAGGGACAGCTTCCTGCGGCACCAGGCCCGCTGCGAGAGGCTGGCCGCCGCCGGCATGGCGCCCGGCTACGACGGCGCCGCCGCGGTCGCCGGGGGCAGCGGCAACGGCAACGGCCCCGGCGCCAACGGCAACGACCTCGACGACGGCTACGGCTACGGCTTCGAGGAGGGCGAGGGCTTCCTGGCGGAGGCGGGGCaggtgaaggtggaggaggcggaCTTTCAGGGGGAGGCGGAGTCCGTCGCCATGGGGGGCCTGCTGGAGGGCGTGTCGGTGGGGGGCGGCCTCAGTTTGGGGCCCGAGTCCAGGACCGTGGGGGGCCGGGGgttgaaagaagaagaaggggagaGGTACAGTTGA
- the zbtb22a gene encoding zinc finger and BTB domain-containing protein 43 isoform X3, translating into MDQECSNASGAPGGSVVQVCFPGVRAAVLDSLNRQREEGRLCDLSIQVQGQVFRAHRCVLAASSPYFHDQVLLKNVTTVSLPAVMDPLAFESVLGSAYTGQLSIVRDDIVNYVTVASFLQMWHIVDKCTEILKRPRAAGGGGGGGGNPQNAPSRQQSPSSTDCLYLERERSDKLRGAELKERGGAERERGQDQGHSLPPLASWRRPQQLSRWGRPRPQPQAALPPPPSGVPQPSADSQLDSNAGGESDYSSCEEVWLPGSSKASPHGHDSGGHAHSRAGLDHGVGGGHFSGGHPAEASRLRGRTRPRGAPNFPLEDFQKLLGRGREKGSGDVEEGEGLAGRVEEPKRKRERGTEADEGMGEAVEEGGMDGTERTGHSGEYPTSVYHGDEVEVMEARDGTEGAQKVGRRVESRPPHSLEVEAAVPGPSCPGPPLSARMQWQASPWIQSAGRALDGGGEEEDDDEEEEEADFGRFADEGGPAFGGQTYDEIEDGTGQVSQRPLVPASPTDDADYLLGPPELSWPPPNIAPQGPGGAMAPGRHQSPSSAQFPPSSSPPIPSSSSSSSLSLAGAPYTGKVHFCHCGKAYTLKSMRDRHVKMQHLNLRPFACPVCAKTFKMKHHLTKHLKTHGGLRPYECGLCGKKVIWRDSFLRHQARCERLAAAGMAPGYDGAAAVAGGSGNGNGPGANGNDLDDGYGYGFEEGEGFLAEAGQVKVEEADFQGEAESVAMGGLLEGVSVGGGLSLGPESRTVGGRGLKEEEGERYS; encoded by the exons ATGGATCAGGAGTGCAGCAATGCCTCTGGCGCCCCCGGTGGCTCGGTGGTGCAGGTGTGCTTCCCGGGCGTGCGAGCGGCAGTCCTGGACAGCCTGAAccggcagagggaggagggccGGTTGTGTGACCTCTCCATCCAGGTGCAGGGCCAGGTGTTCAGGGCTCACCGCTGCGTTCTGGCCGCCTCCTCGCCCTACTTCCACGACCag gTGCTGCTGAAAAACGTCACCACGGTCTCCCTCCCGGCGGTGATGGACCCGCTGGCGTTCGAGAGCGTCCTGGGCTCCGCCTACACGGGCCAGCTCAGCATCGTGCGCGACGACATCGTCAACTACGTGACGGTGGCCAGCTTCCTGCAGATGTGGCACATCGTGGACAAGTGCACCGAGATCCTGAAGAGGCCCAGGGCtgcggggggcggcggcgggggtgggggcaacCCCCAAAACGCCCCCTCTAGACAGCAGTCCCCCAGCAGCACGGACTGCCTGTACTTGGAGCGGGAGCGGAGCGACAAgctgaggggggcggagcttaaggagaggggcggggctgagagggaaagggggcaGGACCAGGGCCACTCACTGCCGCCCTTGGCTTCGTGGAGGCGGCCCCAGCAGCTCTCCAGGTGGGGgagaccccgcccccaaccccaggcagccctgccccctcccccgtcgGGGGTCCCCCAGCCCTCTGCCGACTCCCAGCTGGACTCCAATGCGGGTGGGGAGAGCGACTACTCCAGCTGCGAGGAGGTGTGGCTACCGGGCAGCAGTAAGGCCAGCCCCCACGGGCACGACTccggaggccacgcccacagcagggcggggctggacCACGGTGTGGGCGGGGGCCACTTCTCCGGCGGCCACCCAGCCGAAGCCAGCAGGCTGAGGGGCAGGACGAGGCCCAGGGGCGCCCCAAACTTCCCCCTGGAGGACTTCCAGAAActtctggggagggggagggagaaggggagcgGCGatgtggaagagggggaggggcttgcaGGAAGGGTGGAGGAGccgaagaggaagagagagagggggacggaAGCTGATGAAGGGATGGGAGAAGCGGtggaggaaggagggatggaTGGGACGGAGAGGACGGGACACTCCG GAGAGTACCCAACGAGTGTGTACCACGGGGATGAGGTGGAGGTGATGGAAGCCCGGGACGGTACCGAGGGGGCGCAGAAGGTGGGGAGGAGAGTCGAAAGCAGGCCCCCCCACAGCTTGGAGGTGGAGGCCGCGGTGCCCGGGCCGTCCTGCCCAGGCCCGCCCCTCTCGGCCCGGATGCAGTGGCAGGCGAGCCCCTGGATTCAGTCCGCCGGCCGGGCCCTGGACGGCGGcggcgaggaggaggatgacgacgaggaagaggaggaggccgaCTTCGGCCGGTTTGCGGACGAGGGCGGGCCGGCCTTTGGCGGCCAGACCTACGACGAGATCGAGGACGGCACGGGCCAGGTGTCCCAGAGGCCCCTGGTGCCCGCCTCGCCCACGGACGACGCCGACTACCTCCTGGGCCCTCCGGAACTCAGCTGGCCGCCGCCCAACATCGCCCCCCAGGGGCCCGGAGGCGCAATGGCGCCCGGCCGCCACCAGTCCCCGTCCTCCGCCCAgttccccccttcctcctctcccccgatcccctcctcctcctcttcctcctccctctcgctcgcCGGCGCCCCCTACACGGGCAAGGTGCACTTCTGCCACTGCGGCAAGGCCTACACGCTGAAGAGCATGCGGGACCGGCACGTCAAGATGCAGCACCTCAACCTGCGCCCCTTCGCCTGCCCCGTCTGCGCCAAGACCTTCAAGATGAAGCACCACCTGACCAAGCACCTGAAGACGCACGGCGGCCTGCGGCCCTACGAGTGCGGCCTGTGCGGCAAGAAGGTCATCTGGAGGGACAGCTTCCTGCGGCACCAGGCCCGCTGCGAGAGGCTGGCCGCCGCCGGCATGGCGCCCGGCTACGACGGCGCCGCCGCGGTCGCCGGGGGCAGCGGCAACGGCAACGGCCCCGGCGCCAACGGCAACGACCTCGACGACGGCTACGGCTACGGCTTCGAGGAGGGCGAGGGCTTCCTGGCGGAGGCGGGGCaggtgaaggtggaggaggcggaCTTTCAGGGGGAGGCGGAGTCCGTCGCCATGGGGGGCCTGCTGGAGGGCGTGTCGGTGGGGGGCGGCCTCAGTTTGGGGCCCGAGTCCAGGACCGTGGGGGGCCGGGGgttgaaagaagaagaaggggagaGGTACAGTTGA